From Monomorium pharaonis isolate MP-MQ-018 chromosome 9, ASM1337386v2, whole genome shotgun sequence, the proteins below share one genomic window:
- the LOC105831895 gene encoding moesin/ezrin/radixin homolog 1 isoform X6, which translates to MNQEVKKETPLQFKFRAKFYPEDVAEELIQDITLRLFYLQVKNAILTDEIYCPPETSVLLASYAVQARHGDYQKGNHPAGFLANDRLLPQRVVDQHKMSKEEWDSSITNWWQEHRGMLREDAMMEYLKIAQDLEMYGVNYFEIRNKKGTDLWLGVDALGLNIYEKDDKLTPKIGFPWSEIRNISFNDKKFIIKPIDKKAPDFVFFATRVKINKRILALCMGNHELYMRRRKPDTIDVQQMKAQARDEKMAKQQQREKLQLEIAARERAEKKQQEYEERLKNMAEEMDRRQAELNEAQEMIRRLEEQLKQLQAAKEELENRQKELTVMMEKLELSHEMEAAERAKLEQEIKAKQEEVQRIQSEVEAKDLEARRLQAEFEAAKYRQEFADRQYQANQTPHHHHVEENEEGEEEGEDEVPQGDVTKDLATDESIIDPVEERRTLAERNERLHDQLKTLKQDLAQSRDESKETVMDKIHRENVRQGRDKYKTLREIRKGNTKRRVDQFENM; encoded by the exons GTGAAAAACGCTATTCTCACGGATGAAATATACTGCCCACCGGAAACATCCGTTCTGTTGGCTTCGTATGCCGTTCAAGCGAGACATGGAGATTATCAGAAGGGCAACCATCCTGCTGGCTTCTTGGCAAACGATCGGCTGTTACCACAACGCGTTGTGGACCAACATAAAATGAGCAAGGAGGAGTGGGACAGCTCTATTACAAACTGGTGGCAGGAACATCGTGGTATGTTGCGAGAGGACGCCATGATGGAGTATCTGAAAATTGCTCAG GACTTAGAGATGTATGGTGTGAATTACTTTGAAATTCGCAACAAGAAGGGCACAGACCTTTGGTTGGGTGTGGATGCTTTAGGTTTAAACATCTACGAGAAGGATGATAAGCTTACGCCGAAAATCGGCTTTCCTTGGTCCGAGATACGGAATATCTCGTTCAATGATAAGAAATTCATAATCAAGCCAATCGACAAAAAGGCACCGGACTTTGTATTTTTTGCCACCAGAGTcaagattaataaaagaattcttgCGCTATGCATGGGCAATCACGAGCTTTACATGCGCAGACGTAAGCCGGACACGATTGACGTGCAGCAGATGAAg GCTCAAGCCAGAGACGAAAAAATGGCAAAACAGCAACAGAGAGAGAAACTGCAACTGGAGATAGCTGCACGAGAACGTGCGGAGAAGAAACAGCAAGAATATGAAGAGAGGCTAAAAAATATGGCAGAGGAAATGGATAGGCGGCAGGCTGAGTTGAACGAAGCTCAGGAAATGATTCGGCGCTTGGAGGAACAGCTGAAGCAGTTGCAGGCTGCTAAGGAAGAGCTAGAGAATCGCCAGAAG GAATTGACAGTGATGATGGAAAAATTGGAACTTTCGCATGAGATGGAGGCTGCAGAGCGCGCTAAACTTGAACAGGAAATAAAAGCTAAGCAGGAGGAGGTACAACGCATACAGTCCGAGGTAGAGGCTAAGGACCTGGAAGCTAGGAGATTACAGGCCGAGTTCGAAGCTGCCAA atACCGACAAGAATTTGCTGACCGGCAATATCAGGCCAATCAAACCCCGCATCATCATCACGTCGAGGAGAATGAAGAAGGTGAAGAGGAAGGTGAAGACGAGGTTCCTCAAGGAGACGTCACTAAGGACCTCGCGACTGACGAATCAATAATCGATCCTGTCGAAGAACGACGCACTTTAGCAGAAAGAAACGAACGTCTCCACGATCAATTGAAG ACATTGAAGCAAGATCTTGCCCAGTCACGCGACGAGTCCAAGGAGACGGTGATGGACAAGATTCACAGGGAAAATGTTCGTCAAGGCCGCGATAAATACAAGACACTTCGCGAGATTCGCAAGGGCAACACCAAACGTCGTGTTGATCAGTTCGAGAAcatgtaa